In Flavobacterium piscisymbiosum, the sequence AGAACAGAGAAATGGACAGAACTAAAATGGCTATGTGTTTTAAAATTTTCATTTGAATTTTAATTTAAATTATGAATATAAGGCTTCTGTCGAATGTAAATTCGAAGGAGAAGTAATTAGATAATCGAAAAATTAATACTTGAAAATGGGGGGATGGAATACAAAATAAGTGTTCAGATAAACGTAAAGATTTTTATATCCTGAGTTTATTTCTAAGATGACTTTTTGGTTATTTTGAAAATTAAAAACGGGAATGTTTTCAAAGTATAGCAAAATAGTTTCCGTGATTTCACCTTTTTTCTCACTCGAGGAAGGTGTTTCATTTTTTAAGGCTTTTGCCAACTCTTTCTTCAAATGGCATTTGCCATTACACTCTAATTTTGGAGTGTTCCTGTTTTCGCATAATTCTGCAGAAATATAATTGTAATTCAGTGCGTAATCCAAGATTGGAAATACCGGTCTGAACAATACTGCAAAAAGGAATATGTAAATACAAAATTTCATTACCTGTATTTTGAAAGTACGAAGGTATCATGATCTTTTTTTTCATGTTATGATTATGGTCATACTTTATGTAATACAAGTTTTGGAATTTTGATCCAAAGTTTAACAAATTAAAAACCTTAGTAATGAACAGATTATTTTTATTAGCGATGTTTGGTTCTTTCTTGCTCGTATCGTGTGGGAAAGAAAAATCGAATACTGATCAGGATTTTTCAACTCCTACAGCTACAGAAAATACAGCCGAAGCCGAATCATACGATCCTAAAAGAGGCCTTGGAAAATTTTCTACAGTTGAATTAGGCGCTTCCTTGGATAAGCCACTGGCTGAAAAAGGATTAAAAGTAGCCGAAGTAAAATGTACATCCTGTCACAAAACTACAGATGAAAAATTGGTAGGGCCTGGATGGAAAGGCGTTACAGGACGCAGAACTCCTCAATGGATTATGAATTTTATTACCAATCCTGATCCTATGATTGATAAAGATCCTGAATTGCAGGCTCAATTAGAACTCTGTATGATTCGTATGCCTAATCAAGGTCTGACCGATGATGAGGCCAGAAGTGTACTCGAATACATGCGCCAGAACGACGGTGTGAAATAACCAGAATAAAAAATTCAAATTCAAATGAGAATGTTATGAAAAATAAATTATTAAAATCAGTTTTTGCCGTTGCGTTAGGCTGTGCCTTCTTTGTTTCCTGCAAGCCCAAGGATTCCAGCGATACTGTCGATGGAGATGCTGCGCAAAAAGTTTACGTTGCTCCAGGTAAGTATGATGAGTTCTACAATTTTGTATCTGGTGGTTTCAGCGGTCAGGTAAGTGTTTATGGACTTCCTAGCGGTAGATTGTTAAGGGTTATGCCGGTGTTCTCAGAAGATCCACAAAGTGGCTATGGTTACAGTGAAGAAACAAAAGCCATGTTGAATACTTCGCATGGTTATGTCCCGTGGGATGATCAGCATCATTTAGATTTATCTCAAACCAATGGAGAAGTTGACGGGCGCTGGCTTTTTGCCAATGCCAATAATACGCCAAGGATTGCACGTATTGACCTGAAAACTTTTAAAACAGCTGAGATAATCGAGCTTCCAAATTGTGGAGGAAACCATTCTTCTCCTTTTATCACGCAAAACACAGAGTATATTGTGGGGGCAAGCCGTTTTAGCGTTCCCGCAGATAATGACGATGGAGATGTACCCATTAATACATATAAGAAAAACTTTAAAGGACACCTTAGTTTTGTAAAAGTGGGTAAAGAAGGAGAGTTGGATCTTGCTTTTCAGATCGTAACTCCGGGTGTTAATTTTGATCTTAGTCATCCGGGGAAAAAAGAATCTCACGGTTGGTTCTTTTTCTCCTGTTACAACACTGAGCAGGCCAATACCCTGCTTGAGGTAAACGCTTCTAAAAATGATAAGGATTTTATCATGGCCGTCAATTGGAAAAAAGCTGAAGAGTATATTAAAGCTGGAAAAGGAAAACGTGTACCGGCAAATTATGTTCATAATACCTGGGATGAGAAAACCCAAACGGCTAAATCTGAAATCAAGAAAGAAGTATTGATTCTGGATGCTGCTGAACTGAAAGATATCTGTTATATGATTCCCTGTCCTAAATCTCCACACGGGTGTGATATTGATCCAACTGGTGAATATATTGTTGGAAGTGGAAAACTAGCAGCCCTTATTCCTGTATTTAGTTTTACGAAACTGAAAAATGCTATTGCCAAAAAACAATTTGATGGTAGTTATGCAGGAATTCCTGTGATTAAGTATGAGGCCGCTCTTCATGGCGAAGTTCAAAAACCGGGTTTAGGACCGCTACATACCGAATTTGACGGAAAAGGGAATGCCTATACTACAATGTTTGTTTCTTCTGAAGTAGTAAAATGGAGCATAAAAGATTTAAAAGTTTTAGATAGAAAAGCCACCTATTATTCTCCAGGGCATTTAATGATTCCGGGAGGCAATACAGAGAAACCATTTGGAAAATATATGGTGGTTTATAATAAAATCACTAAAGACCGCTTTTTACCAACTGGCCCGGAATTAGCGCAAAGTGCACAATTATTTGACATTAGCGGGGATAAAATGAAGCTTTTATTGGATTATCCAACCATTGGAGAACCTCATTATGCGCAAGGTATTCCAGCTGATAAAATACGCAATAACGGTCAATTGAAATATTACAAAATGGCAGATAATCTGCATCCTTACGTTGCCAGAGGTGAAAAAGAAACCAAAGTGGTCCGAGAGGGAAAAAAAGTACATGTTTATATGACTTGTATACGTTCGCATTTTGCTCCCGATAATATTGAAGGTATACGAGTAGGGGATGAAGTTTATTTCCACGTTACCAATTTGGAACAGGATTGGGACGTTCCTCACGGATTTGCTATTAAAGGGGCAAATACTGCTGAGTTGCTGATCATGCCCGGAGAAACGATTACACTAAAATGGGTTCCTCAGAAAAAAGGAATTTTTCCATTTTATTGCACGGATTTCTGCAGTGCACTTCATCAGGAAATGCAGGGTTATGTTAGAGTTTCACCTGCAGGAAGTAATGTGCCAATTACGTATAGTTTGGGTACGAATTTACCAAAGGAATAACTAATAACCAGTGAAGGGGACAAAGTTTTCTTTGTTCCCTTTTTATTTGAATCATCATGAAAAATAAAATACTTTCAATTTTTTCAAGAGCAGTACTTTTTGTGTGTGGCTTTCTGTTAATAGGGTCCATTTTTGTTCCCATGTGGAAAATTGAACTGACAGCTCCACAATATCCTGAAGGTTTGGTTTTAAAACTTCATGCCACAAAAATTGCAGGAGATGTAGATATTATCAACGGATTGAATCATTATATAGGTATGAAAACACTTCATACCGAAGATTTTATCGAGTTTAAAATCCTGCCTTACATTTTAGGATTGTTTGGCATCATTGCTTTAAGCTGCTCTTTTTATGCTAAGCGAAATTCCTTGTATATATTGTTTTGTTCTTTTGTGCTTTTCGGAGTTTTAGCTGCTATTGATTTTTACCGGTGGAATTACGACTATGGCCATAATTTAGACCCGAATGCTGCCATACGGGTTCCAGGTATGGCATACCAGCCTCCATTACTGGGCTATAAACAGTTGCTGAATTTTGGCGCTTATTCTATACCTGATATAGGTGGATGGATGCTCATTACAGTTGGTGTCTTGCTTTTTCTGGCTATAATTAAAGAGAGGAAATCAGCTTTAGGATTTAATAAATTTTTTAGCGTTTTAATTATTGCTTCTTTTCTTTTTTCATGTTCAGGAGATAGACCAATTTCCATCAAAATAAATACAGACAATTGTGATTATTGTAAAATGGGAATAAGTGACGGTAAATATGGCTCAGAAATTATTACCCAAAAAGGACGGGCATATAAGTTTGATGATATTGCCTGTATGGTCAACTATTGTAAAGAACATTCAGATATGAAGGTTAAGAGTTATTATGTACATGATTATACAAAGGAAAATGAACTAATTCAGGCAGAAAAAGCTTTTTTTATTTCAGGCGGCACAATAAAAAGTCCGATGCATGGTAACATTGCGGCGTTCTCCACTGAAAGCCAATCACAAGCATTTGGAGCAGAATCACAGGGAACAGAGATACAATGGGCGTCAATTTTAGAAAAATAATTTTGGGACGAAAATGCTAATTACAATCAATTAAACATGAAAATACTTCTCTGTCTTTGCTTCTCATTTTTTTTTACCTGTCTTCATTCTCAAAAGATTGAAGTAGGAAAAAATAGAGCCATAAAAACCATAAAAAAAGCTATACAACTGGCCAATCCCGGCGATACGGTGTTGGTTTACAAAGGTGTTTATAGAGAAGGAAACATAGTGATAGATAAAAAAATAATATTGCAGGGAATTGGCTTTCCTATCCTCGATGGCCAAAAAAAATATGAAGTGGTTTCTATCAAAGCTGATAGTGTAACCATTGCAGGTTTTAAAGTCATAAATTCAGGGTATGCCTCCCTGAATGATCCCTGCGGTATTAAAATATATAACAAAACAGGGGTTACCATAAAAGAAAATATTCTGGAGAATAATTTTTTTGGTATTTATGTTCAAAAAGGAATTGGCTGTATTATAAAAAATAACACAATAAAAGCCCATCAAAAACAAGAGCAGCGTATTGGGAATGGCATTCATTGCTGGAAAAGTGAAAACCTGCAAATTGTCGGAAACCAAGTCTCAGGACATCGGGACGGGATTTACTTTGAATTTGTGTCTAATTCTATTATTTGGAGGAACATCTCAAAGAGTAATATTCGATACGGACTTCATTTTATGTTTTCTAATGATGATTCGTACATCTCCAATGTGTTTAAAAATAATGGGGCAGGAGTGGCAGTCATGTTTACCAAAAATGTAAAAATGTTCCATAATTATTTTGCAGAAAACTGGGGAGATGCCGCGTATGGTTTATTGCTAAAAGAAATTTCTGATAGTTACATCATAGGAAACAAATTCATCAGAAATACTTCGGGAATTTATATGGAAGGAACCAGCCGGGTAGCCCTCTCAAAAAATATTTTTAGAGATAACGGGTGGGGTATGAAAATTCAGGCAAGCTGTATGGAAAACGAAATTTCCTTTAATAATTTTATCGCCAATACATTTGATATAAGCACCAATGGCAGTTTAGTTCTTAACCATTTCAATAATAATTATTGGGATAAATATGAAGGTTATGACCTTAATAAGGACGGAATTGGAGATGTACCTTTTCACCCTTTGAGCCTTTTTGCAGTGCTTACAGAAAACAATCCCTCTGCAATGTTATTATTCAGGAGCTTTATGATTACGCTTCTTGATAAGTCAGAAAAGATTCTGCCAAGTATTACCCCGGATAATTTTGTTGACCAAACCCCCGAAATGAAATCTCTTGTGTTATGATTACTTTACAAAATATAAACAAAAAATTTGGCAAGCTTCAGGTATTGCAAAATGTAAACCTGAAATTTAACGCAGGTGAGTGCATTGCACTTATTGGTCCAAATGGTTGCGGAAAAACGACCTTGATAAAATCCATCCTGGGAATGGTTTTACCGGACAGCGGTGATATTTTATTCAATAAAGAATCTATTCTTAGAAAGTTTGAATATAGAAATAATATTGGCTATATGCCTCAGATAGGCCGCTATCCAGATCATATGACTATTGGACAAATTATTGCCATGATCAAGCAAATCAGGAATTCGAAAGACATTCTGGATGAAGATTTAGTTAAAGCTTTTAAACTTGATAAGATGGATGATAAACAAATGCGCACGCTTTCCGGCGGAACAACCCAAAAAGTAAGTGCAACATTAGCCTTTCTTTTTAACCCTGACGTCCTTATACTTGATGAGCCAACTGCAGGATTGGATCCCCTGGCATCAGAAATCCTGAAGGAGAAAATTATTAAAGAAAAGGAAAAAGGAAAATTAATTTTGATTACCTCTCATTTGTTAAGCGAACTTGACGATATGATTACCCAGATTATTTTTATGCAGGATGGTAAAGTGCATTTTCATAGAAATATAAACGAACTGCTTGAATCAACGGGTGAAATCAAAATTTCAAAAGCCATATCTAAAATTTTAAAGCAAAAGAGTCATGAACAGGATCATTAAAATTGTATTGTTGGATATTCTTAAAAATAAAATCGTTCTGAGTTACACTTTTGTTTTGGCCTTGCTCTCCTGGGGATCTTTTGGCCTTGAAGACAATTCTGCTAAAGGGCTGTTGACAATTTTGAATGTAATTTTATTTACAGTTCCATTAGTTTCGATACTTTTTTCGACGATATATATTTATAACAGTTCTGAATTTATTGAACTGTTACTCAGCCAGCCATTAAGGCGAAAAAAAATATGGATCAGTTTATTTGCCGGGCTTTCCATTGCAATGATTTTGGCTTTTTTGCTGGGTGCGGGAATCCCCCTTGTAATTAATGCGCCTGATGCTTCAGGTGTTATGATGCTTTTGTCAGGATGTTTAATCTCGGCTGTTTTTGTGTCTTTAGCTTTTTTGAGCTGTATTTTGACTCGTGATAAAGCAAAAGGAATTGGTGTAGCGATTATGTTTTGGATGTATTTTGCAATACTATTTGACGCTTTGGTTTTATTTCTGTTGTTTCAGTTTGCCGAGTATCCTATTGAAGAGGCAATGGTGGGGGTAACGGCCCTGAGCCCAATAGATCTTGCACGTATTCAGATTCTCTTACATCTTGATCAGTCAGCTATGATGGGTTACACAGGCGCAATTTTTAAAGATTTTTTTGGGACAACTATTGGATTGATTATCTCTTTTTTTCTATTGATTTTATGGATTGCGATACCTTTTTTTATTTCAGTCAGAAAATTTAATAAAAAAGATCTTTAACAATTAATATTTAATACTCAATTATGAAGGAGAAGATAAAAACAGATATTAAAAACAGACAGGATATCAAAATATTGGTTGATGCTTTTTATGGTAAGGTTCAGACAGATGCTACTATCGGATATTTATTTACCAAAGTGGCGAATGTTAATTGGGAAAAACATCTTCCAATTATGTATGATTTTTGGGATAATATCCTTTTTCATTCCGGAAATTTTGAAGGAAACCCGATGATGAAGCATTGGATTTTAAATCAGAAAAGCCCCTTAACTGAAACTCATTTTAAACATTGGAATAAGTTGTGGAAAAAAACTGTTGATGATTTATTTGAAGGACCAAAAGCATCAGAAGTAAAGATTAGGGCTCAGAGTATTTCGAAAATGATGATGAATAAAGTAGTAAAATAAAGTGATAAAGTAAAAAACGGGCGCTCGAAGAGCGGCCGTTTTTAAATTAAATGCTATTAGAGCTGAATTAATAATTTTCATTTAACCTCCACAAAGAAAGAAAAATATTTAAAAAAGATATATGATCTGAATCATATATTAAAGTATTTAAGAAATTTCAATAAAATATTTTATGATCTATAATTTCTATTTTTTTTTTCTTGTTCATAATAGAAATTGTCCGAATGACCGTCTCAACGCGCAAACCAGTAAAATCTGCAATTTCCTGACGGGTATACTGAATTTTCAGTCTTTGATTTGGGGGAATATTCTGCTGTTTTTTTAAATTATCGAGAAAATACTGTACCCGATACTCAGGTTTATGATTAATTATATTTTTTGAAAATACTATTTTATTGTAAATTCTCCAGGCAAAGACTTTTAATATTTTCGATTGGATTTTTGGATTTTCTTCAAGAAGCAAAAAGAAGTTGGCTTTTGAAAGTTTTAAGAGCACACAATCGGTCTGTGCTACTGCTGAGGCTGGATAAGGCTGATCAATAAAGAGGGGCGGTTCGCCAAAACTGCTTCCATTTTCAAAAATTCCTACTGTCAGGTCTTTTCCGTCTTCATTGGTATAGGTCATTTTTACAGTCCCCTCAAGAATCTGATAGAAGTATAGGGGAGGATCGTTTTCATAAAATATGATACAGTTTTTGGGTGTTTTTTTTGCAACAGCCCCCCAAGTGAATAGCAAATCTGTATCAATATGCATTTTTTCTAAAGTTATATGCATTTATAAATGATGCTAAATATTTCATCGCTTGAAGACAGCGCCTGCGGTTATTATTGATTTTCATAAATGCGGTGTTATTTGTTTTAAGCAAAGAAAAGAAATCAGGTATAAAAAAAACATGATAAATATTAGGTTTTGAAAGTTTTGTTGTAGCTAGAATAGGTGTTAAATTAAAGATTTATAAAAAGATATTTTTAATTTAAACTGGTAGCTAATCTTTTGGAAGTCATTGTGTAATCTGCAGTGTTATGATATTTATCATATTACAAAAGCAGTATACTTCGGATATTTGTAATGCATTAGAATGGTAATAGCTAAAAAGATTCATTTCAATTAAAAAAAGTTCTATTTCATTTTCTTCCTAATTTCTAAAATTAAAATTATGTCAAAGTCTTTAATTCAAAAATATAATGTTCCAGGTCCCAGATATACCAGTTATCCAACTGTTCCGTACTGGAATGAAATACTTTTTTCAATAGAGGAATGGAAGATTTCTTTTCAAAAATCATTTTTGGAGAGCAATTCACAAAATGGGATCAGCCTATATATTCATTTGCCTTTTTGTGAAAGTTTGTGCACTTTTTGCGGGTGCAACAAACGAATTACTAAAAATCATTCAGTAGAAGAAAAATACATCATCGCTGTTTTAAAAGAATGGAGTATTTACTGTGGACTGGCTTCTGAAAGACCAATCATAAAAGAAATTCATCTGGGAGGCGGAACTCCTACTTTTTTCTCATCAGATAATTTAGAAAAACTTATAAACGGTATTTTTAGTCTAGCCGATAAAGCTGAAAGTCATGAGTTCAGTTTTGAAGGCCATCCCAACAATACGACTTATGAGCAGCTTAAAAAATTATATAATCTAGGGTTTCGCAGAGTAAGTTTTGGCGTTCAGGACTACGCGGCAAAAGTCCAGAAAGCCATTCACAGAATTCAGCCATTTCACAATGTGGCAAAAGTCACCTTTTGGGCAAAAGAAATTGGTTATACCTCAATAGGACACGATATTATTTTTGGATTGCCTTTTCAAACAATTGAAAACATTGTGGACACCATCGAAAAAACAAATTCTTTAAAACCAGATCGATTGGCTTTTTACAGCTATGCGCATACGCCCTGGATCAAAGGAAATGGACAACGTGGATTCAATGAGGCAGATCTTCCAAAAGATGTAGAAAAAAGAAAATTATATGAGACAGGAAAAAACCTGCTTTCTCAAAACGGATATCACGAAATTGGGATGGATCACTTTGCTTTAGCTTCGGATAGTTTATATAAGGCTGGTCATACTGGGGAATTGCATCGCAATTTTATGGGATATAGCTCGTCAAAAACCCAGTTAATGATTGGATTGGGAGTTTCAGCTATCAGTGATAGTTGGTACAGTTTTGCTCAAAATACAAAGAGATTGGAAGAATATTATCAACTATTGGAATCCGACCAACTTCCTGTTGTCAAAGGGCATATACTTGACAAGGAGGATTTAATTATTCGCAAACATATTCTCAATTTAACTTGTCAATTTGAAACTTCGTGGAATGATAAGGCTTTTTATTTTGACGAATTACAAAGTGTTTTATCCGATTTAAAGGAATTGGAAAATGATAATCTGGTAATTATCGAAGAAAATAGAATCAAGATCACAGATGCAGGCAGACCTTTCGTCCGTAATATTTGTATGGCTTTCGATTTGCATTTGAAAAGAAAATCTCCCGAAACTAATCTTTTTTCAATGACAGTCTAAACTATTAATGGAATTCCTTGCACAAATTGACTCATATTCTGAAATTTTCTAGTTACGCTAATTATCAAACATGATATCCTGGCAGGGTCGATTCGTTTAACTACTTTCTGGATTTAAGATCACATCGATATGCCAGTAGCCACTGTATCAATCTTAAATAATAATTTCGCTGGAAAAGAAAATTATTCAAATTTTTCAAGTAATGTAGTGTAGTAACTCTAATTATTCTACTTTTGCAGCAAAAAATTACTATGAATAAATGCGATCAATGTATTGTAAGACAGCTTAGTGCATTGAAAGCACTAAACAAAGAGCAAATCATACAATTGGCAAATAGTAAAAGCACTCAGGTAATTAAAAAAGGGGAGGCTATAATAGAGGAAGGAGAAGTAATTAATGGGGTTTTCTGTATCAAAGATGGTATTGGAAAACTTTCTAAATTAAGTGCCAATGGCAGGGACCAGGTTGTTAAACTTGTTAAGGCGGGTGAACTTTTAGGGCAACGTTCAATGATCAGCAATGAACCTGCAAACTTGTCGGCTACAGCAATTGCTGATATGGAAGTCTGTTTTATTCCAAAATCTGAAATCATTCAATTTTTTAATAATAACAATCAGTTTTCAATGAACTTAATGCAGTCTGTTTGTGATGATTTGAAACATGCGGATGAGCATACTGTGGATATGGTACAGAAAACTGTTAAGGAAAGATTGGCTGAAAAGTTATTATATCTTAGTGACACTTTTGGTGTAAATGCTGATCAATCCTTAAAAGTGCAATTATCAAGAGAGGAATTGGCCGGAATGATCGGTACAGCCACCGAGAGTTGCATCCGAATGCTTTCTGAGTTTAAAAAATCAGGGCTGATCGAATTAAAAGGAAAGCTGATTTTTTTAAAGGATATTAAGGGATTAAAAAAAGAAGCCAGCTAACATAACATCATTTGGATAATTCCAGCATTCTTTCAATAGGAACAAACGCTTTTTTCATTATATCAGCAGGAACTTTAATTTCAGGCGTTTCATTAAGCAAGCAGTCGTATAATTTTTGTAACGTATTTACTTTCATGTAGCCACATTGGCTGCAGGCACAAGTGTTGTCTTCGTTTGAAGGTGCCGGTATCAATATTTTATAAGGAACTTCCAGTTTCATCTTATGAAGGATTCCCACTTCTGTAGCCACAATAAATTTGGTACCCGGATTGGTTTTAACATATTCAATCATTCCTGCAGTCGAACCAATATAGCTGGCTGTTTTTAAAATATGTGTTTCAGATTCAGGATGGGCAATAATTTGCGCATCTGGATTTTGTTTGTACAATTCAATTAATTTATCAAATGAAAATGCTTCATGAACCACACATGCACCGTCCCAAAGCAACATTTCCCTGCCTGTTTGTTCCATTACATATTTTCCCAAATTTTTATCGGGAGCAAAAATAATGGGTTTGTCTTTTGGTATAGAATTGACGATTTTAACGGCATTAGAAGAAGTTACCACAATGTCAGTTAAAGCTTTAACCTCTGCAGAACAATTCACATATGTAATAACAATGTGGTCTGGATGGGCTTGGGTAAATTGTTGAAATAAATTAGCGGGACAAGAGTCAGCCAACGAGCAGCCAGCATTCAAATCGGGAAGAATAACTTTTTTACCTGGATTTAAAATTTTTGCAGTCTCAGCCATAAAATGTACTCCTGCAAAAACAATTATATCAGCATGCACCTGCATTGCTTCTTGTGACAATCCCAGGCTGTCACCCACATAATCTGAAACATCCTGAATATCGGATTCCTGATAGTAATGTGCCAGAATAACTGCATTCTTCTCTTTTTTTAATTTCAGTATTCGCTCTTTAAGGTTTTTCATTATTAAATTATTTTTAATTATTCTCTTTTATTTTAAAACAAAAGAGTTGATGCTGATACATATGTTGGGTTTTTAAAATCGGTAAGTTTTTTGAAAATTAAGTTTTGCTCGTTTTTCGGAAATTCAATCAAACAAAGCTTTCATTATGACACTAAAATTAATACCTAAGGAAGGTGTCTCCCGATTTAATACCCAAAGCCAATTCTTCCAGATTTGTATTTTCAAGCGTGAAAACCAAATCATTGCGAATAGATATAAATTTATCGTGCATCGGACAAGGATGGTCTTCAGAACAATTACTTAATCCTAATGCACAACCGGTCAAAATGCGATCGCCATCCAAAGAATTAACTATTTGCGCTAATGTTATTTCTTTCATATTCTCTTTGGAAATTTCAAAACCTCCGCCCACTCCTTTTATAGATTTAATAATATTGTCTCGCGATAGGATTTGAAGAATTTTGGCTGTAAAAGCCTCCGGAGAATCGATTTTTTTGGCAATTTCTTTCAAGCCGATGCGATTGTCCTGATAGGATTGAAAAGCAATAAAAATAGCTGCACGAATGCCATATTCACATGTTTTAGAGAACATAATCTTTTTTTTGTAATGTATAAATCATATAAATCAAAGCCCGCCATAACGCACAAAAGATCCAAAAACAACCATCAAAACCCCAATTATGGTAACCAATAGAATATGAAAGGTCATTTCAGGTAACTTCTCAGCATTTTTTTCAAGTTTTGGCAGCACTCTAAATTGAGCACTCAAAGCAAAAAGAACCGTCAATAATAAAAGAGCTAATTTTGTTGAAACAACTTTTTCTATAGGTGTCTCGAACTGAAACCAATATTCGATGCTAACACCATATTTATAGGCCATTAAAATTCCGGTAATGACCAGCAAAACCAGAGCAGTCATGCCAACAGGTTCATACTTTCTTTCATAATCGAGAATTATATTCTGATTTTTTTCTTTTAATGCTTGTGGCAAAAAACCAAAGACAAGCAACAAATGACCACCAACCCAAATGGCGGCACTCAAAAGATGGATGATTAACAATAAATGGTGGCTCATATAGTTTTAGGTTTTAGTTTCACAATTTTAACAGATAGCATTATAAGGCCTGCTGGCATAAAAATACTGGATAAGAATAGATTTTGATAATAATTCGGTAAACTACCTTCACCCAAGAAAAACCAAATGCCCTGAAGAAACAAAAGAATTTCAGTTGTAAAAAATCCGAATAAAAAAATTGCGATTCCCCATGTTTGAATACGGTTTCTCGAATTTAAAAAATCATTTTGTAATGCAAATCCAAACAGGAAACCTGTAATAATTCCCAACATAGTCAAGTGAATGTATCCAATGACAAAATTACGAATCTGATGGGATACCTGTGCCAATTCCGGAAACAAAACCACCAGTTGAATAACGACTTTTAAAGCCAATGAAAACAAAGCAAAACCATAAACTATTTTTATGATCGTTGGTAAAATAGCAAAAAAGGACTGAAACTGCGGGCGGATAAATTGTATAAAAAGTACCGCAGCATATAGCTGAAGCATTACTCCAAGAGCATTTAACCAATAAAAAACCGGGTTAGGCAAATACCAGCTTACCGGCAAAGCCAATGTTAAAAAAGTAGAAGCAACAAATAAATTATAAAATATCCTGAATTTTTTAGCTTCAATAATAAGTTTTGCCTGTTTGAAAAACAAAGCCAAAATGGCAAACAAGAACCAGCCATTAAATTGAAAATGAAGAAAAAACTGAATCGCAATTTGATAAAAAGCGCTTGCTTTACCTAACAATGAAACTGCAGGACCCAGGCACCAGACACCCAAAGTAGAAAAAATCATGAAAAACAAAGCCGCACGAAGCAGCTTTTTTTCAGCCAGAGTTGTTGGATTGGCATCCTTTATAATTAAATAACAAAAATAGTAGCTGAAAAAAATATGCAAAGTCGAAAAAAGAATAGAAACAAAAGCATATCCTTGAGCAGGAAAATCAATCATCATTCCGACTACGGCCAGTTCTGTTATCCAGAATAATTGGTTGTAGATGGGTTTTTGATGTTTTTCTTTTGGAACAAAAAAATGAAAAATCAAACAGTACAACATCATATAGACCCAGCCTAACATCGCCACGTGTGAATGGCCGTGCATTAAAAACTGAAAATTGACTCCGGGGATTGGTGCAACATACATCCATCGCAGCAACAGTCCCATCAGTGAAGCGATGAA encodes:
- a CDS encoding CopD family protein: MSHHLLLIIHLLSAAIWVGGHLLLVFGFLPQALKEKNQNIILDYERKYEPVGMTALVLLVITGILMAYKYGVSIEYWFQFETPIEKVVSTKLALLLLTVLFALSAQFRVLPKLEKNAEKLPEMTFHILLVTIIGVLMVVFGSFVRYGGL